The Euleptes europaea isolate rEulEur1 chromosome 2, rEulEur1.hap1, whole genome shotgun sequence genome has a segment encoding these proteins:
- the ANGPTL3 gene encoding angiopoietin-related protein 3, translating to MKIVAVLLFTVSPVISVTINGNYSSFEPSPPETKLRYAMLDDVRLLANGLLQIGHGLKDFAVKTKRQMDDIFLKLNIFDQSFYELLQQTNAIKEEEKQLRKTTSRLQANNEEIKNLSLELNSKIKVLSQEKIQLQDKVWGLEEKLTKLFNIQPDEIQEHEEIVSLKNFGEKHANNLRYLLKVVQAQHAQFDKQQKQIQALEEKINNTGYQDDIQIAFPLKTDEAKKTHANTTARVQEYKNNATDCTWIYNRGEQSNGIYSIKPNRSKAFNVYCEMKTESSWTVIQNRVDGSLDFNQTWESYINGFGNLEGEFWLGLRKIHSIVDQADYILRIELEDWKANKRYIEYTLTMGGPETDYAICLTKITGNIASALPEQKEVKFSTKDHGNNTEGNTDCPDNYSGGWWHNECEETNLNGKYTTPTSKGKLERRKRGLYWKPHKGRSYLLKSTKLMLHPIEFENFD from the exons atgaaaatagtTGCAGTATTACTCTTCACCGTTTCTCCAGTTATTTCAGTTACAATCAATGGAAACTACTCTTCCTTTGAACCATCCCCTCCAGAGACAAAGTTAAGGTATGCAATGTTAGATGATGTGCGGTTACTAGCCAATGGACTTCTTCAGATTGGGCACGGCCTTAAAGACTTCGCTGTCAAGACCAAGAGGCAAATGGATGACATCTTTCTCAAGCTGAACATTTTTGACCAATCCTTCTACGAGCTCTTGCAACAGACAAATGCAATTAAGGAAGAAGAGAAGCAACTCAGAAAAACAACTTCTAGACTGCAAGCCAACAATGAAGAAATAAAGAATCTATCTCTGGAGTTGAATTCTAAGATCAAAGTACTTTCGCAAGAGAAAATCCAACTTCAAGATAAAGTATGGGGGCTGGAAGAAAAACTTACTAAACtgtttaacatccagcctgatgaaattCAAGAACATGAAGAAATTGTATCACTTAAA aactTTGGGGAGAAACATGCCAATAACCTCAGATACCTTCTCAAAGTTGTTCAAGCCCAGCATGCCCAATTTGACAAACAACAAAAGCAAATACAAGCACTGGAAGAAAAG ATAAACAACACAGGCTATCAAGATGACATACAGATTGCATTTCCTCTGAAGACAGATGAAGCAAAGAAAACCCACGCTAACACAACAGCTAGAGTTCAGGAGTATAAAA ACAATGCTACAGACTGCACTTGGATTTACAACAGAGGGGAACAATCCAATGGCATTTATTCTATTAAGCCAAACAGATCTAAGGCATTTAACGTATATTGTGAAATGAAAACAG AAAGTTCATGGACAGTCATTCAAAATAGAGTTGATGGATCTCTAGATTTCAACCAAACCTGGGAGAGTTACATCAATGGTTTTGGCAACCTTGAGG GGGAATTTTGGTTGGGCCTACGTAAGATCCACTCTATTGTAGACCAAGCTGACTACATCCTGCGTATTGAGTTAGAAGACTGGAAAGCTAACAAGCGTTACATTGAGTACACATTAACGATGGGAGGTCCAGAAACAGATTacgctatctgcctcacaaaaaTTACTGGAAATATTGCCAGTGCTCTGCCTGAACAGAAGGAAGTTAAATTCTCTACAAAAGATCATGGGAACAACACTGAAGGAAATACCGACTGTCCAGATAATTACTCAG GTGGTTGGTGGCACAACGAATGTGAAGAAACAAACTTGAATGGAAAATATACCACACCAACTTCAAAAGGCAAACTAGAAAGAAGGAAGAGAGGGCTTTATTGGAAGCCTCACAAAGGAAGATCTTATCTTCTCAAATCAACCAAACTGATGTTGCATCCTATAGAGTTTGAAAATTTTGACTGA